Proteins encoded by one window of Tunturibacter psychrotolerans:
- a CDS encoding ROK family protein: MAKTIGVILSERISAGLVVDHKLVGPVRRFPEDHDDEDALVEQHTEALVQTIANQVLLAADGAKDFTAVGVALPGLVKDGVVAEAPNLPQLKGAKIQELLVGQLRSHGLDVSVTAVNDADGMAAGLASLHGKLDSMIRVWTLGVGIGYGRYPFAPGAWEGGHSVVTLDEKERFCGCGGRGHMEGIMGHRAMRLRFLDMEPEEVFEAAKQGDARCLDFKRLWHKALAAASSTTIHMAGPGKIFISGFNTRFLDMSMLKDYLAQMVKMSPLQGYSLEIVEDTPEVRVIGAAVSAEQAAAAR, from the coding sequence ATGGCAAAGACAATTGGGGTAATACTTTCGGAACGAATTTCTGCCGGGCTGGTGGTGGATCACAAGCTTGTAGGGCCGGTGCGACGCTTTCCTGAAGATCACGACGACGAAGATGCACTGGTGGAGCAGCATACCGAAGCGCTGGTGCAGACAATTGCAAATCAGGTGCTCCTCGCAGCCGATGGGGCGAAGGATTTCACGGCGGTTGGAGTGGCTTTGCCCGGGCTGGTAAAGGACGGCGTGGTCGCAGAGGCGCCGAATCTGCCGCAGTTGAAGGGTGCAAAGATTCAGGAGCTGCTTGTCGGACAGTTGCGCAGTCACGGGCTCGACGTGAGCGTTACGGCGGTGAACGATGCCGATGGCATGGCGGCGGGTCTGGCTTCGCTGCATGGCAAGCTGGACAGCATGATCCGGGTGTGGACTCTCGGCGTTGGAATCGGCTATGGGCGTTATCCGTTTGCTCCCGGCGCGTGGGAGGGCGGACATTCTGTGGTGACCCTCGACGAAAAGGAACGCTTCTGCGGATGCGGTGGCCGTGGGCACATGGAAGGGATCATGGGGCATCGCGCGATGCGGCTGCGGTTCCTCGACATGGAACCGGAAGAGGTCTTCGAAGCGGCCAAGCAGGGCGATGCGCGCTGCCTGGACTTCAAGCGGCTTTGGCATAAAGCTTTGGCTGCGGCGTCGTCTACGACGATTCACATGGCAGGGCCCGGGAAGATCTTCATCTCCGGATTCAACACACGGTTTCTGGATATGTCGATGCTGAAGGACTACTTGGCCCAGATGGTGAAGATGAGCCCGTTGCAGGGCTACTCGCTGGAGATTGTCGAAGATACTCCGGAAGTACGGGTTATCGGGGCCGCCGTCTCGGCCGAGCAGGCTGCTGCCGCCCGGTAG
- a CDS encoding DNA-formamidopyrimidine glycosylase: MPELPEVETVANGVHARIHGQTIRSVWTSNKPQTFKSSPDDIVETLTGSRIDRVHRVGKTIVVDLTRSKEQGKKAAQFLVHLGMTGRLLVSTPDTPIPSHTHAILTLSSGKELRFVDARRFGRLSVMEAVTPEQKYAGPGAEPLTIALEDFIALFHGRKTPIKAALLNQSLLHGVGNIYADESLFHAGIRPTRHAGRLTRAELTRLHAALIKVLAEAIKLGGSSVSDYVDADGVAGFFQLHHHVYSRTGQPCRICGTPIKRVVVGGRSTHYCTTCQK, translated from the coding sequence ATGCCTGAACTTCCCGAAGTCGAAACCGTTGCCAATGGCGTCCACGCCCGCATTCACGGTCAAACCATCCGCTCCGTCTGGACCAGCAACAAACCTCAGACCTTCAAGTCCTCCCCCGACGACATCGTCGAAACTCTCACCGGCAGCCGCATAGACCGCGTCCACCGCGTCGGAAAAACGATCGTTGTCGATCTGACGCGATCGAAAGAACAAGGGAAGAAGGCCGCACAATTCCTCGTCCACCTTGGCATGACCGGCCGTCTGCTGGTTTCAACGCCCGACACTCCGATCCCATCGCACACTCACGCCATCCTGACTCTAAGCAGTGGAAAGGAACTTCGCTTCGTCGATGCTCGCCGCTTCGGCCGCCTGTCTGTGATGGAAGCAGTTACGCCAGAGCAGAAATATGCCGGCCCCGGCGCCGAACCTCTCACCATAGCGCTTGAAGATTTCATCGCGCTCTTCCATGGCCGCAAAACCCCCATCAAAGCCGCGCTATTGAATCAGTCTCTGCTCCACGGCGTAGGGAACATCTATGCCGACGAAAGTCTCTTCCACGCTGGCATTCGCCCCACACGCCACGCAGGACGCCTCACCCGGGCCGAACTGACTCGCCTCCACGCAGCGTTGATCAAGGTGCTCGCTGAAGCGATCAAGCTGGGCGGCTCGTCGGTCTCCGACTACGTAGACGCAGACGGAGTCGCAGGCTTCTTCCAATTGCACCACCACGTCTACTCGCGCACAGGCCAGCCTTGCCGCATCTGCGGCACACCGATCAAACGCGTCGTAGTCGGCGGCCGCAGCACCCACTACTGCACCACCTGCCAGAAATAG
- a CDS encoding fused MFS/spermidine synthase, whose protein sequence is MPAPRLLYGITIFLGALLLFFVEPMAAKQLLPILGGSSAVWLTCLVFFQTTLLLGYLYAHWITRCQATTWRRHVYLVTLAAAVVLLIAQKIFPPEIGQGFDHPVTTIFATLAFTIGLPFLLLSATSPLLQVWFQRTKGGTIPYRLFALSNFGSLLALISYPFLVEPHLTLKLQRTLWSVGFLIYAVFCAILARQLHPASSPADEPEPAPKAPSRAKWLWFLLPMAAAMQLSAVTSHLTVNIAAIPLLWMLPLAAYLLTFIFAFEFPTLYHRGIVVRLLVVMLASLGYAISKTDVSLPIGIAILFFLAECFLAGLFCHAETYALRPQRPAETTLFYLLIAAGGAAGTFFIGIASALIFSANYDLAISFFVTAALAIAVTWNDGWPQRLLWSTATALLLFFTIMLHTAYAREAILEVRNFYGSIRVKERTGPHGGTERMLLNGTIQHGTQLFAPGLTRTPTTYYADDSGIGVALHHCCDARPRNIGVIGLGTGTIATYGTANDRIRFYEINPLVRPIAQNLFTYLRDSPAQISFAEGDARTSLTRESPQNFDVLAIDAFSGDAIPIHLLTIQAIELYKKHLAPGGIIAFHVSNQYLNLPPELAALADAANMQSRLIESQPDDSLGAYRATWILLSSNTAFFDQPEVAAVAGTVPTDASLRAWTDDYSSILPILQLSHH, encoded by the coding sequence ATGCCAGCCCCACGCCTGCTCTACGGCATCACCATCTTCCTCGGCGCCCTCCTGCTCTTCTTCGTAGAGCCGATGGCCGCAAAACAACTGCTGCCCATTCTTGGCGGCTCCTCCGCGGTCTGGCTCACATGCCTGGTTTTCTTTCAGACCACCCTGCTCCTCGGCTATCTCTATGCCCACTGGATCACCCGTTGCCAGGCGACTACCTGGCGCCGCCATGTCTATCTGGTCACTCTCGCCGCAGCTGTCGTCTTGCTGATCGCGCAAAAGATCTTTCCCCCTGAGATCGGTCAGGGCTTCGATCACCCCGTCACCACGATCTTCGCAACACTCGCCTTCACCATCGGACTGCCGTTCCTCTTGCTCAGCGCCACCAGCCCTCTGCTGCAAGTCTGGTTCCAGCGCACAAAGGGCGGCACCATCCCTTATCGTCTCTTCGCACTCTCGAACTTCGGCTCTCTTCTCGCACTCATCTCGTACCCATTCCTGGTCGAACCGCACCTCACACTCAAGCTCCAGCGCACTCTCTGGTCAGTTGGCTTCCTTATCTACGCAGTGTTCTGCGCCATCCTCGCACGCCAACTCCATCCCGCCTCGTCACCAGCCGACGAGCCAGAACCCGCACCCAAAGCGCCGAGCCGAGCCAAGTGGCTCTGGTTTCTCCTCCCCATGGCCGCCGCCATGCAGCTGAGCGCCGTCACCAGCCATCTCACCGTCAACATCGCAGCGATCCCTCTGCTCTGGATGCTTCCGCTTGCCGCCTATCTGCTCACCTTCATCTTTGCGTTCGAGTTTCCAACCCTCTATCACCGCGGCATCGTCGTGCGTTTGCTCGTCGTCATGCTGGCAAGCCTCGGCTACGCCATCTCGAAGACCGACGTTAGCCTACCAATCGGCATCGCCATTCTCTTCTTCCTTGCGGAGTGTTTTCTCGCCGGACTCTTCTGCCACGCCGAGACCTACGCTCTCCGCCCTCAGCGCCCCGCGGAAACAACGCTCTTCTACCTGCTAATCGCAGCCGGAGGAGCGGCGGGAACCTTCTTCATCGGCATAGCCAGTGCGCTCATCTTCTCCGCCAACTACGACCTCGCCATCTCCTTCTTCGTCACTGCCGCCCTCGCCATCGCCGTCACCTGGAACGACGGATGGCCGCAGCGTCTTCTCTGGTCTACCGCCACCGCACTGCTCCTCTTCTTCACCATCATGCTGCACACCGCCTACGCCCGCGAGGCCATCCTCGAAGTTCGCAACTTCTACGGAAGCATCCGCGTGAAGGAACGCACCGGCCCCCACGGCGGCACCGAGCGCATGCTGCTCAACGGCACCATCCAGCACGGCACGCAACTCTTCGCCCCCGGCCTCACGCGCACTCCCACCACCTACTATGCCGACGACTCCGGTATCGGAGTTGCGCTCCACCACTGCTGCGACGCGCGCCCACGCAACATCGGCGTCATCGGCCTCGGCACCGGCACCATCGCAACTTACGGCACAGCGAACGACCGCATTCGCTTCTACGAGATCAACCCGCTCGTCCGTCCCATCGCGCAAAATCTCTTCACCTATCTGCGCGACTCTCCCGCACAGATCTCATTCGCCGAGGGCGACGCCCGCACCTCATTGACGCGCGAATCCCCGCAGAACTTCGACGTCCTCGCTATCGACGCATTTTCCGGCGACGCCATTCCCATCCACCTGCTCACGATCCAGGCAATCGAGCTCTACAAAAAACACCTCGCGCCGGGCGGCATCATCGCCTTTCACGTCTCCAACCAATATCTCAACCTTCCACCGGAGCTCGCGGCCCTGGCCGACGCGGCAAACATGCAGTCCAGGCTGATCGAAAGCCAGCCCGACGATTCACTCGGGGCCTACCGCGCAACGTGGATTCTGCTCAGCTCGAATACCGCGTTCTTTGATCAGCCCGAGGTCGCAGCCGTTGCCGGCACCGTCCCCACAGACGCAAGCCTCCGTGCCTGGACCGACGACTACTCCAGCATCCTGCCCATCCTGCAACTGTCGCACCACTAA
- a CDS encoding VWA domain-containing protein → MLDVVVADRTGKPRTGLTQNDFVVRDNGQPRKILSFRAVDGVAEPPVKIILMVDEVNTTFTRVAYERDQLRKFLLQNGGQLTHPVSLGFFTDTGTELQPDASTDGKALLASFDEHETKLRTIRRSTGFYGAEERFSLSQKNLGMLAAAEARLPGRKLVIWISPGWPILSGPNITLTTKQEQGLFSSVVWLANALRQARITLYSVDPLGVDDAATNRLTYYEEFLKPLATPKNAQAGNLSLQVLARQSGGQALNSSNDITELVNRCVADADAFYTVTIDPVPSDRPNELHTVDVKVETPGLTARTRSVFYGQP, encoded by the coding sequence GTGCTGGACGTTGTGGTGGCGGACCGTACGGGAAAACCCCGAACCGGCCTGACTCAAAATGATTTTGTTGTGCGTGACAATGGGCAGCCGCGAAAGATCCTGTCGTTCCGCGCGGTTGACGGGGTCGCTGAGCCGCCAGTCAAGATCATCCTCATGGTCGATGAGGTGAATACCACCTTCACCCGCGTCGCGTATGAGCGTGACCAATTGAGAAAATTTCTGCTGCAGAATGGCGGACAGCTGACGCACCCAGTGTCGCTGGGCTTCTTCACCGACACGGGAACCGAACTGCAGCCCGACGCCTCGACCGATGGAAAGGCGTTGCTGGCTTCGTTCGATGAACATGAAACCAAGCTGAGAACGATCAGGCGTTCGACGGGCTTTTATGGTGCCGAAGAGCGCTTCAGTCTTTCGCAGAAGAATCTGGGAATGCTCGCTGCCGCCGAGGCGAGACTGCCGGGGAGAAAGCTTGTGATCTGGATTAGTCCGGGCTGGCCGATTCTGAGCGGACCAAACATTACACTCACTACGAAACAGGAACAGGGCCTGTTTTCGTCGGTTGTCTGGCTCGCCAATGCGCTCCGTCAGGCTCGGATTACGCTGTACAGTGTCGACCCGCTTGGGGTGGACGATGCAGCGACGAATCGTCTCACTTATTATGAGGAGTTTTTGAAGCCGCTAGCGACGCCGAAGAATGCGCAGGCGGGGAATCTATCGTTGCAGGTACTCGCCCGGCAGAGCGGGGGGCAAGCACTGAACTCCAGCAACGACATTACGGAGCTGGTAAACCGCTGCGTCGCGGATGCCGACGCGTTTTACACCGTGACGATCGACCCAGTGCCCTCTGACCGGCCAAATGAGCTGCACACTGTTGACGTGAAGGTGGAGACGCCGGGATTGACGGCGCGAACACGGAGCGTGTTTTACGGGCAGCCTTGA
- a CDS encoding adenylosuccinate synthase has product MNQRKSAVILGAQWGDEGKGKIVDVLSEKFSVVARYAGGHNAGHTVIIKGKKFVLQLIPCGVLRPECKGVIGNGVVLDPMAFLNEVKKLKDSGLPVDGQLFVSNRAQVILPYHRMIELAAENAPGRTKIGTTSRGIGPAYEDKMHRSGLRVVDLLNSALLRTHIENACHEKNTIAHALFGTEPLDPKTMYEEYSRAAEQIAPFVTDTAVMLNHAIDNGEKVMFEGAQGALLDIDHGTYPFVTSSSSTAGGAVTGTGVGPTRIGTVIGVTKAYVTRVGEGPFPTEIHDSTSDLLRARGQEYGAVTGRPRRCGWLDLPLLRYSNMINGTEWLVVTKMDVMDECAEIPVCTGYKVNGKLTDLIPADMPGYNAIEPIYTKLKGWNSSTEGITEFDKLPKLAQDYLKFIEQESGAKIGMVSTGPDRDQTMTLPAFEDALKA; this is encoded by the coding sequence GTGAATCAACGCAAATCAGCGGTTATTTTGGGTGCCCAGTGGGGCGATGAGGGCAAAGGCAAGATCGTGGATGTACTGTCGGAGAAATTCTCCGTCGTCGCCCGCTACGCAGGCGGCCACAATGCCGGCCACACGGTCATCATCAAGGGCAAGAAGTTTGTGCTGCAGCTGATTCCATGCGGTGTTCTGCGCCCGGAGTGCAAGGGTGTCATCGGCAATGGCGTTGTGCTGGACCCGATGGCTTTTTTGAATGAGGTGAAGAAGCTGAAAGACTCCGGCCTGCCGGTGGATGGGCAGCTCTTCGTGTCGAATCGCGCGCAGGTGATTCTGCCGTATCACCGGATGATCGAGCTGGCTGCGGAGAATGCGCCGGGGCGGACGAAGATCGGAACGACCAGCCGCGGCATCGGGCCGGCCTACGAAGACAAGATGCATCGCAGCGGGCTGCGTGTTGTGGATCTGCTGAACTCGGCGCTGTTGCGGACGCACATCGAGAATGCATGCCACGAGAAGAACACGATCGCTCACGCTCTGTTCGGCACCGAGCCACTGGACCCCAAAACGATGTACGAGGAATATTCTCGTGCGGCGGAGCAGATCGCGCCATTTGTGACCGATACGGCGGTGATGCTGAACCACGCGATCGACAACGGCGAAAAGGTGATGTTCGAAGGCGCGCAGGGTGCGTTGCTCGACATCGACCACGGAACGTATCCCTTTGTGACCTCTTCGTCCTCTACGGCGGGTGGTGCGGTGACCGGTACTGGAGTTGGTCCGACCAGGATCGGCACCGTGATCGGAGTCACCAAGGCTTATGTGACGCGAGTGGGCGAAGGGCCGTTCCCGACCGAGATTCACGATTCGACCAGCGATCTGTTGCGCGCCCGTGGGCAGGAGTATGGTGCAGTCACGGGGCGTCCGCGACGTTGCGGCTGGCTCGATCTTCCGTTGCTGCGCTACAGCAACATGATCAACGGAACCGAGTGGCTGGTGGTCACAAAGATGGATGTGATGGACGAGTGCGCCGAGATTCCCGTCTGTACCGGGTACAAGGTTAACGGCAAGCTGACCGACCTGATCCCTGCGGATATGCCGGGTTACAACGCGATCGAGCCGATTTACACCAAGTTGAAGGGCTGGAACAGTTCGACAGAGGGGATTACGGAGTTCGACAAGCTGCCGAAGTTGGCTCAGGATTATCTGAAATTTATTGAGCAGGAATCCGGCGCGAAGATTGGAATGGTTTCCACAGGCCCAGACCGCGACCAGACGATGACGTTGCCTGCGTTTGAAGATGCGTTGAAGGCGTAG
- a CDS encoding putative quinol monooxygenase: MLSFTVRMTFDQTDRDEITEILCHLTAASRKESGCASYIPHLVEGEACTVLIYEQYVDDAALEHHRGTPHFHQYAVGGLYQKMKERQVENLTAVC, from the coding sequence ATGCTTAGTTTTACGGTGAGAATGACCTTCGACCAGACCGACCGCGACGAGATTACCGAGATCCTGTGCCACCTGACCGCTGCTTCCCGAAAGGAGTCGGGATGCGCGAGCTATATTCCACATCTCGTCGAAGGGGAGGCCTGTACTGTTCTAATCTACGAACAGTACGTCGACGACGCGGCGTTGGAGCATCATAGAGGGACACCGCATTTTCATCAGTACGCGGTTGGAGGCCTGTACCAGAAGATGAAAGAGCGTCAGGTCGAAAATCTGACGGCTGTTTGTTAG
- a CDS encoding nuclear transport factor 2 family protein translates to MGSAVLLAAIVMGWPASIAFALHMQPLHEKKHDAKKQVEALEEQWRQAQLSGDVATMDKLLSDDYIGISVTGQVNTKMQQLDRMRSHKFVLTKLQLGEMQVKLVGSIAIVTSRAEVEGTNEGAPVQGTFRYTRVYQRLPSGAWKITSFEATRVPGSRESGNRDASGPKAASGTPITGPSL, encoded by the coding sequence GTGGGCTCTGCCGTGTTGCTTGCGGCCATAGTAATGGGATGGCCTGCGTCGATCGCATTTGCTCTTCACATGCAGCCTCTGCACGAGAAAAAGCACGACGCCAAGAAGCAGGTCGAAGCGCTTGAAGAGCAGTGGCGGCAGGCCCAGCTCTCTGGCGACGTCGCCACGATGGATAAGCTCCTCTCCGACGATTACATCGGTATTTCGGTGACCGGACAGGTCAACACCAAGATGCAACAACTGGACCGCATGCGGTCTCACAAGTTCGTACTGACCAAGCTTCAACTGGGCGAGATGCAGGTGAAGCTGGTCGGTTCCATCGCGATTGTGACCTCGCGTGCCGAGGTAGAAGGAACCAATGAAGGCGCGCCGGTTCAGGGAACCTTCCGCTACACGCGCGTCTATCAAAGGCTGCCTTCAGGAGCATGGAAGATCACAAGCTTCGAAGCAACGCGGGTGCCGGGATCGAGGGAGTCGGGTAATCGCGACGCATCCGGGCCCAAGGCAGCCAGTGGCA